Proteins from a genomic interval of Callospermophilus lateralis isolate mCalLat2 chromosome 1, mCalLat2.hap1, whole genome shotgun sequence:
- the LOC143411993 gene encoding 4-hydroxyphenylpyruvate dioxygenase-like, translated as MGFEPLAYRGLETGSREVVSHVVKQGKIVFVFSSALNPWNKEMGNHLVKHGDGVKDVAFEVEDCDYIVQKARERGAKIVREPWVEEDKFGKVKFAVLQTFGDTTHTLVEKTNYSGRFLPGFEAPLLKDSLLPKLPKCGLEIIDHVVGNLLDHEMSSASEWYLRNLQFHRFWSVDDTQVHTEYSSLRSIVVTNYEETIKMPINEPAMGMKKSSIQEYVDYNGGAGVQHVGLKTQDIITTIRNLQERGMEFLTVPSTYYKQLRENLKTAKIRVKESIDVLEELQILMDYDEKGYILQIFTRPMQDRPTLFLEVIQRHNHQGFGAGNFNSLFKALEDAQELRGNLTNL; from the exons ATGGGCTTCGAGCCACTAGCCTACAGGGGCCTGGAGACGGGCTCCCGGGAGGTGGTCAGCCATGTGGTCAAGCAAGGAAAG ATTGTGTTTGTCTTCTCCTCTGCACTCAACCCCTGGAACAAAG AGATGGGCAACCACCTGGTGAAACATGGAGATGGCGTGAAGGATGTGGCTTTCGAGGTGGAAGACTGTGACTACATTGTGCAG AAAGCCCGAGAACGGGGAGCCAAGATAGTGCGAGAGCCCTGGGTGGAGGAAGACAAGTTTGGGAAAGTGAAGTTTGCTGTGCTGCAGACG TTTGGGGACACCACCCACACTCTGGTAGAGAAGACGAACTACAGCGGCCGGTTCCTGCCTGGATTCGAGGCCCCCTTGCTCAAGGACTCCCTGCTTCCCAAGCT GCCCAAGTGTGGTCTCGAGATCATCGATCATGTTGTCGGAAACCTGCTTGATCATGAGATGTCGTCTGCCTCAGAATG GTACCTGAGGAACCTACAGTTCCACCGCTTCTGGTCTGTGGATGACACACAAGTGCACACAGAGTACAGCTCTCTGCGCTCCATTGTGGTGACCAACTATGAGGAGACCATCAAGATGCCCATTAACGAGCCCGCAATGGGCATGAAGAAGTCCTCGATCCAG GAATATGTGGACTATAATGGGGGAGCTGGAGTCCAGCACGTCGGTCTCAAGACCCAGGACATCATCACAACG ATTCGCAATTTGCAAGAGAGAGGCATGGAGTTCCTGACTGTACCATCAACCTACTACAAGCAACTTCGGGAAAATCTCAAGACAGCCAAGATCCGGGTGAAGGAGAGCATTGATGTGCTGGAG GAGCTGCAAATCCTGATGGATTATGACGAGAAAGGCTACATCCTTCAGATCTTCACCAGACCTATGCAGGACAGACCTACACTCTTCCTGGAAGTCATCCAGCGCCACAACCACCAG GGTTTTGGAGCTGGCAACTTCAACTCGCTGTTCAAGGCTTTGGAGGATGCGCAGGAGCTCCGAGGCAACCTCACCAATTTGTAG
- the Psmd9 gene encoding 26S proteasome non-ATPase regulatory subunit 9 — MSDRDAGQSGSSSGARAATVSDIHELMRRKEEIEAQIKANYEVLEGQKGVGMNEPLVDFEGYPRADVDVYQVRTARHNIICLQNDHKAVMKQVEEALHQLHAHDKEKQARDLAEAHEEAMSHRMSHNEGHDLPQAFAKVNSISSGSPASIAGLQVDDEIVEFGSVNTQNFQSLHNIGSVVQHSEGKPLNVTVIRRGERHQLRLVPTRWAGKGLLGCNIIPLQR, encoded by the exons ATGTCGGATAGGGACGCGGGGCAGAGTGGAAGCTCATCGGGGGCCCGAGCGGCGACTGTCAGCGACATCCACGAGCTGATGCGACGCAAGGAGGAGATCGAGGCGCAGATCAAGGCCAATTACGAAGTGCTGGAGGGC CAAAAAGGAGTTGGGATGAACGAGCCACTGGTGGACTTCGAGGGCTACCCCCGGGCAGATGTGGACGTGTACCAGGTCCGCACCGCAAGGCACAACATCATCT GCCTGCAGAATGATCACAAAGCGGTGATGAAGCAGGTGGAAGAGGCCCTACACCAGCTGCATGCTCATGACAAGGAGAAGCAGGCACGGGACTTGGCTGAGGCCCACGAGGAGGCCATGAGCCACAGGATGAGCCACAATGAGGGCCACGACCTGCCACAGGCCTTCGCTAAAGTGAATAGCATCAGCTCTGGCTCTCCAGCCAGCATTGCG ggtctgCAGGTGGATGATGAGATTGTGGAGTTTGGCTCTGTGAACACCCAGAACTTCCAGTCGCTGCACAACATTGGCAGTGTGGTGCAGCACAGCGAGGGG AAACCCCTGAATGTTACAGTAATCCGTAGAGGGGAGAGACACCAGCTCAGGCTTGTTCCAACGCGCTGGGCCGGGAAAGGCCTGCTGGG CTGCAACATCATTCCTCTGCAAAGATGA